The Pyrus communis chromosome 5, drPyrComm1.1, whole genome shotgun sequence region CACAAACCCCATCGCTATCTCCAGGCAGAACTCTTGCTCTTCCGCCTCGAGGCTCTCTCTCACTATCCCAAACCCTTCTTCCTCCGCTTCCTGGGCTGCTCTCTCCGAGCTCAGAAACCAAGAAGAAATAAACAGCTTTTATGGAGGAGTTCCAACTGATGTGATGGATGAGTTTCAGCTCCAAGAGCAGCTCTCCTTCCTTAACGACGGCTGTCCACCACCAATGGTGGGACCCAAGTCGCCTGATTTTTTCTACCCTCAGTCCGACTTGTCTTCCAGTCCGAGTCCTACCACCGCTTCTGATCCGAACCTTTTTCCCTCCTTCCATGGCTCTGCTAATTGGGGTGGTGGTGGGCCGCTCCACCGACGAAGTTGCTCAGTCAGCGACGTGAGCTTGGAGGACCCCAACTCAGGGTTTGGGTGGAAACCCTGCTTGTATTTCGCCAGAGGCTACTGCAAGAACGGAGCCAGCTGCAGATTCTTGCACGGCGGCGGGCTCGGAGACGCCGTCGTCGACGGCGGTGGACAGGTGGTTGTTGGGTCGCCGAGCAAGCTTGAGATGACGGACCACGAAGCACTTCTTAGATCTAAAACCGCTCAGCAGCAGAGACTTGCTGCTGCTTCTCAGCTCATGGCGGCGTCAGCCAACTCCTTCCCGTACTCCTCGAAGTGCATGAACTTCCTTCTTCAGCAGCAACAAACTGACGCCCAAAGGTACATGATTTAAAGAAGTTATatcttttttataaattaattaaaggaaagCTCTTATATTTAATCATTTGCGTTACATTTAAGTTGATCGTTTCTGTTGATTGTACATGTAGGGCTGCAGCAGCTGCCTTGATGATGGGTGATGATATGCACAAATTCAGCCGATCCCGCCTCGAAAGATCTGATTTTTCGATGAATGGCGGGGCGGGGATTGTGAACCCAGCTTCAAGGCAGATATACCTGACTTTCCCGGCCGATAGCACTTTCAGAGAGGAAGATGTCTCAAACTATTTCAGGTTaatttcttctcttttgtttttttttatttgttccgTTTTAGTGTCAGTTTGAAGGTCACGGGCTGTTTTCGTTTTGCTGACCTTTGTTTCTGTTGTCCATGATCGGAAAATAATGAAGCATGTACGGGCCGGTTCAAGACGTGCGAATCCCGTACCAGCAGAAGAGGATGTTTGGATTCGTTACATTCATTTACCCGGAGACGGTGAAGCTCATCTTGGCCAAAGGGAACCCTCATTTTGTTTGTGATGCAAGAGTGCTTGTCAAGCCTTACAAGGAGAAGGGCAAAGTTCATGAAAAGTACACGAactctctcactttctcaattgatcttgttttaatttttccaCTAATTATTATATCAATAccttaattaaattatattttagtgAATAACAAGCTAATAATGCTGCTTTGCATGTTATTAATCTTCCAGGAAACAACAGCAACAAGGGGAAAGAGGAGATTTGTCCCCCTGTGGTACACCTACTGGGCTGGATGCTAGAGACCCTTATGATCTCCAACTAGGTTagctaattaaacaaaaatatttacatggtaatatttattaattttcacgCATTGACGATATGCATTCCATTTCTGTCACAtgcttaattatttatttttgttttttattttaggaCCGAGGATGTTTTACAATCCTCAAGATATGCTGTGGAGGAGGAAGCTGGAGGAGCAAGCTGAGTTGCAGCAAGCACTTGAAATTCAAAGTCGAAGACTGATGGGCCTGCAGCTACTTGATGTCAAGAAGCATCACCACTGTGCGCTTTCTGCCAGCAGTCCGATTCACTCCCCTACCCAGTCTCCCAACATGTTCAATCAAAACCTGATGCATCCTTCGGTTCACAGCGGCCAAGAAGTTCCCCACGGTACTTGTTTTGTCACTCATACCCTGATCACAAAACCACGTCATGGTTCAATGCAGTAGGTAATGTTTATTTGTTCTTGATTGCAGATAACTGTTCTTCTCTGGTGCCACACATGACTCCAGCAGTGGATGCCGATCAGCTGCTTAAGGAAGCAGCTGCCGCTGTTCTAGGTGAAGGTTTAATTGCCAACAATGACGAAAATGGCAGTGGTAGCCGAAGTGGCAATAGTAGTGGCAAGGAGACCCCCCATGATGAGATTGGTGACTTGCTCGAAGGGTAAGCCGGGTTATGCATCAAGTTTACCCATATTTCAAATTTGCAAGGACAATGTGTAGAAGCTTATACAATTGAGTTCCTGCAGCTTGGAGCACAATCTTCCCGATAGTCCTTTCGCATCTCCAACAAAGCCCGCTGGAGAGTACACATTGTCCGCCTTCCCCAATGGGACTAGCGAGGCCAATGGTTCGGATGCCCCAGCTGCAACCGCTAATATTAACGTGGCAAATTCCCTTCTTCCAGCGTCTTCCACCCTGGACGTGGCATCCTTCAAGTCTTTCAACTGCCAAATTCCACGGTAAATTCTAATGTCCtactctcaattttttttcatttcattacGGTGCGAAGTGAATTATATATGTAACTTGCAAGGTTTGATTACATTTCAGGTTGAACTCCGGCCACGGAGCCATAGGGATGTACGCCGGCACAGGAGCGGGGCCAAAATGCCCGGTTGGAACTTCCTAATCAAGCTTAATTAGGTAAAAGTTACTTTCAAACCTAAGATTAGATTTTGTTTAGATAAACATTTAATCTATATGattaatttgtctttttttgCAGGAGGGTCAACATGTTTCAAGTATAACCAAACAAAAGCCACCCCCGACAATCTGTAGAGAATCAAATGATATCAAATCTCGCCACCGCCaccggcaccaccaccaccaccaccaccatcaccatcaccgcCAGCAGCAGCAGTACCACCATCCAAATACCCAACAATACTCTACTTACTACCATACAAAAATGCATACGTAAAAAGGGCAGTGAAAGGAAGGAAGCGGGTCCCCGTCCCATCCCCATTAAcctttcctttcttttgtttgttgtttgtacTATTTTCGGTCACATCTACTCCCCCCATTTTCTGCACTAGCTTTATCAAGTCGGAAGAAATCAAAGCACCACAGGTTAAAAGAAAAGGAGAcacggtaaaaaaaataaaaaaaaaaaggaaaaaaaacagaaaagaaaaatatgttagtttgttgttacttttggcactgtaattttaattttcaaccttCCAAGTGAAACAATTGCCCAAAGGTTTAGTGTTAGACGTTACTGTTAGTCTTTTTTCAAGTGTAATCAAAATCTTTGTACAGCAGAAGCAGAAGAACCCAGAAGAAGCTAAGCTGAGGAAAGAAAGAGGTAAAAAGTAAATTTGTATGTTTGTAACTACAAGGCTGATTCACTGATATGAAGGGAAAGCTCAGGAAGAAGGATGAATTACTGTCAGATGAGCTCCAGCTAGATAttgggaaattttttttgtaccaCTATCAATCATGTGTTCCTGCTGCTTGTAGTTGTTATCAAACAGTAAGAAAAGTTTAGGAACAATATCAGAAATGAAACAAGTCAAGTTGATACTATTTACTCTTTTCTATACCCTCATTGCCCTTGTATGCATTAACGACTTACAAGAAACGTATTTATTGTCATGTGGTATTCCGGTTTAATCTCTTGCATGTCTATTGTCATGTGGTCTTCCGGTTTAATCTCATGCGTGTCTAAGTTCCTCTTCATGTGACATAAGATTATTAGATTGCATGTTATGAGACAGTGAATCAGTCGCATGTAAGTTGTTGcactttttagttattttagggTTCGTTTTTAAATGCTATTAAAATAATTGAATGTGTTTTCAGAGAAAATATTCTTAGGAAATCggttttatgttttttgaatcatgtttttaagtgttttctcAAAAGCTTACTTccgtttttattaaaaattgattttaaaaatattctTACCAAAAGTAATTGGTTTTATATTTTATCAAaagttaattttaaaaacattttcattaaaaatactTCCAATTTTTTTAAAGGCATTTTTAAACAGACATGGAGTCTTTTCGGATTCATTGGTCCTAATCCAACAAGTTTCAGAACTTTGATATAAtgattaaagttattataaatttttaaattgatttttaattgtagttgaatcaaatttaatgATCACTTTGATGAATTAAAACCAATAGACCCATGTCCTTTTTAAACGAGTTCTaagtttattttgttattttgtccGTTTGTGAAAAgccttttctattttcttcttgttttgtaATTGGCGGGATACATGGGGTCCTAGAGACTAAAGCTGAGTGGGGACCGCAGTGCACGGTGTCACATGGGATTGCTGACGCTGCAAGCGGGTCCTACTCATTTATATAATGCCAGATTGGGGGTTGGGTCCCTACACACCAACTACCCCACCCATGTGAGCGATCTATGCCATGCCACTATCTCTCtctaagctttctctctctactttctctcaCTTTTTATTGACAGGGGGggtggggggagagagagagagagagagaggacatgCAGAGATCTAAAAGTAGATGTGATGGCCACACGTATGACAAAGTGCACGGATACTGGAATCTTTTGGGCTCCGTAGCCCTATTTTGTGAATGCGTGACAAAATTGGCAGTAACTGCAAGATATATTATTTACCCTTTGGCTCGGAGTTTGTAGCTAACCTACTTGACCAGTAAAAGAAATCTAAGTTAGATGGATAAAATGGAAAGATATTCTCTCGTAATCTCTTATATCAAGATAATTAGATTAAATTATtcgaattttttaaatttcatcaaacgatacaaaattattacaatttttaaGGAATTAAAACAAATGGACCATTAGATAAAATTTAGAAGGTCCCGATTACTTGATTCGgtgattttaatgaaaaagatccTAACATGGATATGGTTGGTGAGAAACATGGATAATTTTAGTTCGGTGTTgattaatgtatttattttttttataagtgaTACATACTTAGTtcgtaaatttaatttaaaattttgatcttcttAACTTTGTTTGAAAAATAGGTAGGCAAAATGTTTCGGTAACtgcaaaattactattttaccgtGTAAGACCTATCCTTGCGCTGTTTCCCAACTGGTTTCTTGGGAATTTATGATTAGGGTTTTGGAATGAAGGGCTCGGCAATTCACAAGTCGTTGATGTCTTTGAGCCCTTTTGACTATGACGTTTTCGGTTCGTTGTTTTAACTCTGGTAAATTAAATAGATGAAAGTGACGGGAGCGAAAAGGGGTAAAAATGTCTTATTTCGTGTTGAAGGATAATTAATGTTATGGAGAGCTAAACGTACGTAATCTTTAATTAGAGTAGTAATATAATTACCATCTACTTATACAATTACttatactattttttatttattttttataatagaAGTAAAGTTGTCAAACGCATATGTGTTTCATCTCTACAGAAAGATGGTACAAGTAATTGtacaaataaatggtaaaaataacatttttgctttaattatgttttagtctttcaaaattaatattttaaagaatAGAGTTACATTTTTTCATCTCCAGTCATGCATGGCTAAGGAGCtcgtttaaaagtgtttttaaatgattgaaatCTAAAATCGCTTTCAATCATATAAAATCACTTTTCAAACGAGCCATAAGTCTCTCCATCGATGCTGGTTTGCTAGATGAAGCGGCTAAATGTAACCATAATTCTGTTGAGCATATTCTTTGGGCATTTGGCTTGATTCGGGTTTTGTATGAATTTGGGCTAAAATTGGCTTATAGATATTGGCTGGAGATGATCTTACATGACacgggttaaaaaaaaaattattgaagatGATCTTACATGACACGGGTATACTACATACTATGCTAATGAACTTAAATTATGAGGTGTTGAGAGTTGTCTCAtatcggtgagggacaaggtttgctatgtgcttatatggtcttgggctgctctccatattgccaattggtttaatggtggaacctcaattttatCATAGTATCAGAGCGGGTTGtcctcgtgtgaagccaaacgacCACACGCACTCCACATCGcccagttgttgtccacgtgtaggcttgaaaatccgccACACGTGCGGGGGGTGTGTTCAGAGCTGTTCtacatcggtgagggacaaagtttgctatgtgcttatatggtattgggctactccccatattgccaattggttttatggtggaatctcaatttcatcatgagGCATGACATGATTATTAAGTTGAAGAAATGTGATTACTTGTGTAACTAGAATACTAAGTTAGGCCATTATGCGCATGACTTCAGGTGATGAATGGTTCACTTTGGCATGTAATGCCAAAATGAGGTTACCTTATGCGGTAGCGCACTAAAAAGATTGAAACGGGGCAAGACATTTGTTGATTGTCACACTACAATGTGGTGTCAGCATATAGCAATAGTAATCATCgtgttataatatattttgacgaTATGATTATTTCATTGTTAAATTTAATGTATATtctatataaataaatacatgtgTTATCTGAATGAATTGATACTACCATGAGATACACGAGCGAGGCTACATGGGGACAAGGAGGGATGCCCACCCCTTCGATTGCCACAAATCACTATTGAGAGTAAGGAGTTCGTCCTTCAGATCCTTTGAATTGTCGTTGAAATCTGTTGCGCTACTTCATTGCTTTTGTGTTATATACTTTGCTACTTCTTCTgcgttttgtatttttttaaataccCAGGTCAAAACAATGTTATTTTCGTActgggattaaaaaaaaaaattcgaacaACGTCGTTAAGGAAGTTGTTATTGTCAAGAGTCTGTTAAGTTGTTTGATAGTACGAAGGAATTGGGTGTGCGGAGAAGTTTCAAGTCCTATGAGGCTCTATTTAAGGCCGTTATGCGTCACAACCGATATATAATGGCCAAGAGGTATTTTAACGCAATGTTGAGTGAGGGAATTGAGCCGAAGGCATACTTATAAATTATATAAGTCACTCGGTCATGCCTACAAGGTGTTTGATGCAACACCGCACTTAACTGTCTCTATCTTGAATGTCATGCTTAGGAGCTACTGTAGAGAGAATCGATGAGAAGATACCTTGTATCTCTTCCATAACATGATATCTAAGTCAAGAAGCAATGATGATAAGCCTGATAATTTTCCATTCCCACTGTTCTAAAGGTGTGTGTGAGGTTAAGGCATCATATATGAGAAAATAATACATGGGTTAATGAAGATACATGACAAGGTTGCATTGAATACGTTTGTGGTTATGCATTGATTGAATTGTACTTCAAATGAGAAGAAATGGGCGATTGTGAAAGTGTTTGATAAGTTTTCGCAATCGAATGTGTTTTTTATGAAGCGCGCCAAAAATAAGGCTGAAGCTTCTACCCTTCCATGTTTTGTCCCTTCCTCCGACAATTTTCATCGTTGCCACTGATGCGACAGTGTCAAAGTTACACAGAAATTTTTGAGTGTGCTATTAACACAAAGAACAAGACTGTTTCCTTATAAGATTTTTTGATTAGTTGCACTCGGTTTATGTATCTCTATACGCGTGCAATTTTGCGTAATGTCTTTATCAAACAGTTTTGATGTTTTCCAAGTACGAATGTAattcaataaaagaaaatatgaatCACATATTAAAGTAACGATTGCCTAAGTCATAAATAAGACAACAGCTTGTCAAAATAACtgtactttttgtttttgtatacctttttgtttaatcatgtccgttatttttgaataatttctcaaaaaaataatgataaggataaaaattgtgtaaaaagaaaaaaaagagtaggTGCCTAGGTGGTATGATTTCCTAGAGGAGAAAAGGGGAATATTGGCCCAGAATTGGGTGTAAAGTTTGGGATATGATTGTATGAAAATTAATAATGTCGAATGAGAAAATGCagcaagtaaaaaagaaaagctGTGTTTGCTCTGCTCTATCACTCTGTCATGCATGTACCACGTCTAAACGAACATGATTATGCCGGAAGAGGATCCAAGGTATTCTCTTTTGgctttttcattttaatttttttattacaatatTGAAGGATTAGGAAAGTTCAAAGACAGGGAAACAAGCTCGATAAGAGGGGCCATAACAACTCCAAAACATAAAACACTAGATTTGGAACAGAAAAGCAGCCGGCTCCACCCAAATTAACAGCCACTCCACTACCACAAAGCCGGCGCCACCGAGAAGTAGAATCAAAGAACCAAAAAGACGAATGAAAAATGAGGTGGGCAAGCCTCCCGCAATGAGCGCTCTTGTAATTCTACTAAATATTGTTAAATGCACTCCAACAACCATCCAAACTCAAAGCACGTCTCCCGACGAGATCCATGGAACCCTAGTAGCTCATAATATAAAGATACACAAGTTTCTTGGTGCACATATAAAATCAAAGCTTATTTTTTAGTATGCTATGTAAAACTCAAACTTAATCTCACTTTTTCTTTCGAAACATAAATTTCACCACTTTTTACCACATTATCATAAAACCTTTGCCGACGCAATCCTATGTCGCCGACAAATGGTCGCCGAAGTCAACCCGCGCCCACCCCCGTCTCTTCCtcttctcattctctccatttccatatttttgttatcttttctgatttttatacaatatttttctgtttttctatTCAATTTCTTTATGAATTTAGTATTTAAAAACCTTTAAACTTTCATTTAATATGTAAATCCAAGTGGCGTCATATCATTGTGTGAAGGGTCCAACATGTCTGCCACATAAGCAACTTAACAAGATCTAGACAATTTGGGATGAAAATCTTGTTTTAGGGAGTGTAAGATGGTGATATTTTTATTTCACggatgaaaatgaaattaaatttgAGTTTCACGGTTGCTAAAAAAATAAGCTTACGATTAAAGAGGGAAGGTTCAAGGCTCCATGTGCTAATCTGTCTTGTATAAAGAGTGGGGACACATttttttgacacattcttaGGGCTCACTTTGTATTATACGAAGCAATCTGATCGTCTATTTTTACGTCTTTCTTCAAAAATTATTTCTACCAAAAATTAGTCAATTGCAAAATTATATGATTCTTGGATTAAATAATAGTCATCTTGGTGTTTCTTTTTAAAACTGTATTCGTCTAATTTTTCACTACAAAAGATtcttaatggttttgaatttatctaatttttgacaaggatgatctataaattaaaatagaaatatTTGATGGTTTagatctttaaaaaaaatgttataaaaTGAGAACCACAAAAAAGTATATTAAAAT contains the following coding sequences:
- the LOC137734156 gene encoding zinc finger CCCH domain-containing protein 53-like isoform X1 → MDSYEATRIVFSRIQNLDPENASKIMGLLLIQDHGEKEMIRLAFGPEAFLHSVILKARKELGVPLSSNSPTPSTPPSPSPFTNPIAISRQNSCSSASRLSLTIPNPSSSASWAALSELRNQEEINSFYGGVPTDVMDEFQLQEQLSFLNDGCPPPMVGPKSPDFFYPQSDLSSSPSPTTASDPNLFPSFHGSANWGGGGPLHRRSCSVSDVSLEDPNSGFGWKPCLYFARGYCKNGASCRFLHGGGLGDAVVDGGGQVVVGSPSKLEMTDHEALLRSKTAQQQRLAAASQLMAASANSFPYSSKCMNFLLQQQQTDAQRAAAAALMMGDDMHKFSRSRLERSDFSMNGGAGIVNPASRQIYLTFPADSTFREEDVSNYFSMYGPVQDVRIPYQQKRMFGFVTFIYPETVKLILAKGNPHFVCDARVLVKPYKEKGKVHEKKQQQQGERGDLSPCGTPTGLDARDPYDLQLGPRMFYNPQDMLWRRKLEEQAELQQALEIQSRRLMGLQLLDVKKHHHCALSASSPIHSPTQSPNMFNQNLMHPSVHSGQEVPHDNCSSLVPHMTPAVDADQLLKEAAAAVLGEGLIANNDENGSGSRSGNSSGKETPHDEIGDLLEGLEHNLPDSPFASPTKPAGEYTLSAFPNGTSEANGSDAPAATANINVANSLLPASSTLDVASFKSFNCQIPRLNSGHGAIGMYAGTGAGPKCPVGTS
- the LOC137734156 gene encoding zinc finger CCCH domain-containing protein 53-like isoform X2, producing MDSYEATRIVFSRIQNLDPENASKIMGLLLIQDHGEKEMIRLAFGPEAFLHSVILKARKELGVPLSSNSPTPSTPPSPSPFTNPIAISRQNSCSSASRLSLTIPNPSSSASWAALSELRNQEEINSFYGGVPTDVMDEFQLQEQLSFLNDGCPPPMVGPKSPDFFYPQSDLSSSPSPTTASDPNLFPSFHGSANWGGGGPLHRRSCSVSDVSLEDPNSGFGWKPCLYFARGYCKNGASCRFLHGGGLGDAVVDGGGQVVVGSPSKLEMTDHEALLRSKTAQQQRLAAASQLMAASANSFPYSSKCMNFLLQQQQTDAQRAAAAALMMGDDMHKFSRSRLERSDFSMNGGAGIVNPASRQIYLTFPADSTFREEDVSNYFSMYGPVQDVRIPYQQKRMFGFVTFIYPETVKLILAKGNPHFVCDARVLVKPYKEKGKVHEKKQQQQGERGDLSPCGTPTGLDARDPYDLQLGPRMFYNPQDMLWRRKLEEQAELQQALEIQSRRLMGLQLLDVKKHHHCALSASSPIHSPTQSPNMFNQNLMHPSVHSGQEVPHAVDADQLLKEAAAAVLGEGLIANNDENGSGSRSGNSSGKETPHDEIGDLLEGLEHNLPDSPFASPTKPAGEYTLSAFPNGTSEANGSDAPAATANINVANSLLPASSTLDVASFKSFNCQIPRLNSGHGAIGMYAGTGAGPKCPVGTS